Sequence from the Pyrobaculum neutrophilum V24Sta genome:
GTGAATAAGGCCGAGGACCTGCGAGGCGTTGTCGGGATCCACGTTGGAGGTCGGCTCGTCTAGGATGAGGATAGGCGGGTTGGCCGCCAAGGCTCTCGCCACGGCGGCCCTCTGCTGCATACCGCCGGACATCTGGTGGGGGTAGAGCGCGGCCGCCTTTTCAAGACCCACCAGCTCCAGAAGTAGCCTCGCCTTGAGCATGGCGAGCTCCTTCTTGACCCCCAGCGTGACCAGGGGGAGAGCCACGTTCTGCTCCGCCGTGAGGTAGGGCACTAGGTTGTAGCTCTGGAAGAGGTAGCCTATGTTGCGCAGGCGGAACCTCTCCAGCTTCCCCTCCGACATCTTAACCACGTCAACCCCCAGCACGTACACCTCCCCGCTGGTGGGCCTATCCAGCGTGGCGATTATGTTCAACAGCGTCGTTTTGCCGGACCCCGAAGGCCCCATTAGGACAACCGCCTCGCCTTGTGCAACACTAAGCGAAACGCCGTCTAACGCCACCGTTTTAACGCCGCCGCTGCCGTATACCTTAGTTACGTGTTTCAGCTCTACCGCCATAGTTGCATTATCTCAAGCGGCCTTAGCTTGGCCACCTTGTAGAGGGGCGCGACGGCGCCGGCCATAGCCACGGCTAGGGAGGTGGCCATCCCCAGAAGCGCGTACTGCGGCCTGAAGGCTATAGGCACGTGGAAGTTAACCCCCATGCCAACCAGCGCCTCCTTAACCGCGTTTGCCCCAAAGTAGCCCACCAGAACTCCCACGGCTCCTGCCACGGCGGCTATTATGAAAACCTCTACGAGGAGGGAGAGAGCGAGGTCGCGGGAGGGGACCCCCATGGCCTTGATGAGGCCGAACTCCCTTAGACGCTCCCTGACGGTTATAGACATAACTGCGAAGGTGGTTATGGCGGCGGTCGCCAGCGCTGCGCCGCTTATTGCGGAGAAGACGAAGTTCAAGGCGTTGAAGACCTGGGTGACGGTCTGGAGCAGGTTTTCCTGTGTATAGACCTGGGCGTCTCCGTACGTCTCCTTAAGCGCTTGGTAGAGGGGGGCCACGTAGGATTTATCCCTCGCGGTGATCAACACCGCGTTGACGAAAGGCCCAGTGCCCAGCTTGCTCTGTAGCCAGTCCAGGGGCACCACCACGAGGTTTAGCCTAAAAGCCCCTATGAACCCCCTTAGGAAGCTCCTCATCACCCCCACGGCCTTCACCTTGATGGTCTTCTCGCCGCCGGATGCGCTGTATATCTTTATCTCCATCTCGTCGCCGGGCCTAACGCCAAGGGACTCCTCGACGACGGCCTCCCCGCCCGACGCAGGTAGCCGCCCCGCGGCTAGGTCGACGGCGAAGTAGTCCACGTCCCTAAGAGGTATCCCCACTATGGAGACCACCTTCCCCCGGTAGACGCCCGTCGTTATGATTATGCCCTCGGCCGTCTGAACGAGGGGGTACCCCCTTAGGTAGTCCACGAGGCGCATGGGGATGTTTATAGACTCCGAA
This genomic interval carries:
- a CDS encoding ABC transporter permease, with the protein product MEHILMIAVGDFKARAVRYILTALAIGVGVALLVALTAVSDATRDYVQQTLLRLYPADIMLYSESINIPMRLVDYLRGYPLVQTAEGIIITTGVYRGKVVSIVGIPLRDVDYFAVDLAAGRLPASGGEAVVEESLGVRPGDEMEIKIYSASGGEKTIKVKAVGVMRSFLRGFIGAFRLNLVVVPLDWLQSKLGTGPFVNAVLITARDKSYVAPLYQALKETYGDAQVYTQENLLQTVTQVFNALNFVFSAISGAALATAAITTFAVMSITVRERLREFGLIKAMGVPSRDLALSLLVEVFIIAAVAGAVGVLVGYFGANAVKEALVGMGVNFHVPIAFRPQYALLGMATSLAVAMAGAVAPLYKVAKLRPLEIMQLWR
- a CDS encoding ABC transporter ATP-binding protein; translated protein: MAVELKHVTKVYGSGGVKTVALDGVSLSVAQGEAVVLMGPSGSGKTTLLNIIATLDRPTSGEVYVLGVDVVKMSEGKLERFRLRNIGYLFQSYNLVPYLTAEQNVALPLVTLGVKKELAMLKARLLLELVGLEKAAALYPHQMSGGMQQRAAVARALAANPPILILDEPTSNVDPDNASQVLGLIHVVNRLFKSTVFIATHDPEVARIATRLVYMRGGRLYETAEPPRRELKVDVERAAAVYEKLKHIDELVGI